GGCCGCAAGGACCTGGTCTGCAACGACCCGACGGCCAAGGAAATCATCTGGTTGCGGTCACCTGATAAAGATTTTACCGCGGAATGGGAAAAAACCGTCATCAGCAAGGGCGATTCGACACCCGGCATTCATATGTACACGCACGGCCTGGGGCTGGGCGATGTCAACGGCGACAAACGGCCGGATGTGCTCATCCGTTCGGGCTGGTGGGAGGCCCCGGCCAATCCGAAACAGGGCAACTGGACGTGGCACCCGACCAACTTCGGTGAAGATTGTGCCCAGATGTATGTCTACGATGTCAACGGCGACGGCCTGAACGACGTGATTTCATCGTCGGCCCACAAGTACGGCATTTGGTGGCACGAGCAGGGCAAAGACGCCCAGGGCAAACCCACCTGGACGACGCACGAGATTTACAAGGGCTTTTCACAGAGCCACGGTCTGGCGTTTGTGGACATGAACGGCGATAAACACCCCGATCTGGTGACGGGCAAACGCTACTACGCCCACAACGGTAAGGTTGATCCGGGCGAGGACGATCCGGCGGTTTTGTACTGGTTTGAATTCAAGCCGGGCAAGAATCCGAGTTGGACCCCGCACGAGATCGACAACGATTCGGGCGTGGGCCTGCACGTCACGGTGGAGGACCTGAACGGCGACAAGCGGCCCGACATTACCGTGGGCAACAAGAAGGGCGTGCATATTTTCGAACAACAGAAACGGAAATAAAGAGCAGAAACAGCGTGCGGAAAACCGGTTGCTAAATAGAAGTTGGAGAAGGACGGAGCAAGTACCTTTATTTGTGAGCATTCTGCTGATAGTCAAACGCTTGCTGTGCCATGCTCTACGCACTTTCTGCTTTCTTTTACCGAACTGCTTCCTGGAAAAGCCTCTTGCTGGCGATTGTGCTTTATCTGCCCATTCCCATCTTTCTGCTGAGGCCGCTCGAAGCGCGGTTAAATCAGTTGGCCGGTTACGAAATCGGCCCGATTGATCTGCTGATTTTTGAATTTGATCCGGCCAGAATTCAAAAGATGGTGGCGGATTACGGACTGCAAGGCCGCGCTATTTACGCGCAGGGGGCTCTGATCGACGATACGATTTACCCGATCATCTATACGTTTCTATTCTGCGTCATTTTATCGCTGCTGTATCGCAGGCGCGTGGTCGCTCCCGGGTCGTTGGTCAACATCTTTCCCGTCACCAGTCTGGTGTTTGATCTGCTGGAAAACGCGTTTATCATTACCCTGCTCCGGGGGTATCCGGCGCCCCAGCCCACGGTCGCCGTGCTTTGCCTGGTTGCTAGCAACCTGAAATGGCTGAGTCTCTTTATAACGGCCGTGCTGGCCATTTACGGATTGGTTCGGTTAATCAAACAACGGGCCGTAACTGGAAAATTGAGTGCGTAGGACTTTCCGGACGACAGCGCCTAAATCATCAATAAGCTCCGAACGGGCAGCCTGGATCGTATCGATCGGGAGTGCCCGTCCGGAGCTTAGGATCAAAACCCGACGGACAAGCCTGCTCCGGGTCGAGTTAGGGTACGGATTACAACGGCTTACTGACCAACTGGGGCTTTTCGGTAACCACTTTCAGAATCAACTCACCAAATAGCGTATTGGCCCAGGCAAACCACTTGCGTGTAAATTTCGCCGGATCGTCTTTATCGAACGACTCATGCATGAAGCCCGTACCGGCGTGGGTTTTCTTCAGTTGCCGGAGCTGGGTCAGAATCTCCTGATCGTCGGTGGAGGTCAGCGCCCGCATCGTCAGGCTCATCGTCCAGATGTTGTTCACCAGCGTGTGCGGACTGCCAATTCCTTCGGCGGCTTTCCCTTTGAAGTAATACGGGTTGTCGGCGCTGAGTGAAAAACGCCGGGTGTTGCGGTAAATCGGATCGCTGGTCGGCATTGCCCCCAGATACGGCAACGAAATCAGGTTCGGTACGTTGGCGTCGTCCTGCAGGAGGTGATTACCAAACCCGTCGACTTCCAGCGCGTACAGCTTGCCGTATTTCGGATGGGTGTAAACGGCGTATTGCTTCAGGGCTTTTTCAACCTCGTCGGCCAGCGCCCGGCATTCTTTCGCAAAAGCGGCATCGGGCCGGATTTTGTCCGTCATGGCGGCTGCCTGCCGGAGCGACACCACCGCAAACCAGTTGGAGGGAACCAGGAACGGGAAAACCGTGGCGTCGTCCGACGGGCGGAAAATGCTGTGAATGAGTCCAATCGGCTTGGTCGGGTTGCCGTAGCCGTCGCCCGGCACGGTATCGGTCGACCAGGCGGTGGTGCGGCCAAATTTATACGGTCCCCGGTCGGTTTTGCGTTGCTGTTCGCGGCAGGTCTTGACCACCTGCCGCATCGCATCGGCCCAGTCGGCATCAAACGGGCTGGTGTCGCCGGTGGTCTGCCAGTAGTGATACGCCAGCCGGATCGGGTAACAAAGCGAGTCCAACTCCCATTTCCGTTCGTGCAAACCCGGCTTCATGGCGGTAATGTCCTTTTTCCATTCGCCCTCCTTGGTGGGGTCGGAGTAGAACGCGTTGGCGTACGGATCGAGCCGGATGCACTGCACCTGCCGCCGGATAACGCCCGCGATCAGCTTCCGCAGCGGTTCATCCTCTTTGGTCAGCGGCAAATACGGCCAGACCTGGGCGGTGCTGTCGCGCAGCCACATGGCGTCGATGTCGCCCGTGATGACGAAGGTGTCGGGTTGGCCGCCCGCTTCGCTGAACTGAACGGTGGTATCAAGCGTGTTGGGAAAGCAGTTTTCAAATAACCAGGCCAGCTCGGGATCTTTAACGGTTTTCTTCACGCGCTCAATGGCCCGCTCCACGGCGGCACTGGTAAAATTCCGCTTGTCGGGCGCTACCCGGACGGTTGGAAAGGAAGGGTCGCTGCTCGCAAAAGACTGGTGAGCCCCCAAAGCAAGGCCCGCGCTGGCCGCAGCCGACTGTTGTAGAAAATGACGACGATTCATAGGTAAATGATAGTTTCCGTACCGACCGGGTCAGGTTCGGATTGTTGATTCGTCAAAAGTAGGAATTAATTGCTTCAGACCGACGGCTTTTCTGCAAGTCCCCCCGACTGTCCAGATGCGTACAGCCATTGTCCACTAACGGACAATCTGATGATCAGAAAAGCCGTAAAAAGACCCAGATGAGGTGTTTTACCCAATTGGCAAAGGATTTGATATACGGAAATAGAAGAAATAAATCAGACGTTTAACCTCCCTGATTTTCAACGCATGCGACGCAGTGATCTTGGCGAATTTGAAGAAGTGGTTTTACTGACGGTGGCCGTGCTGGTGCCAACGGCCTATTCGGTGATCGTTGCCGAAGAACTCGAACGGGAAACCGGCCAGACCGTTAGCACGGGGGCGGTACACGCGGCTCTGCAACGGCTGGAGCAAAAAGGCTACGTCACCTCCACGATGGGCGAGGCTACGGCCGAAAGGGGGGGACGTCGAAAGCGGCTGTTCACCGTAACAGCCCTGGGTGGGCGGGTGTTGCAGGACGTTCGTTCGGTGCGCAACCGGCTTTGGGACCGCATCGTGCCGCAGACGATTTTGAAATGGAGCTAGGCCGGTGGCGTGAAGAGCAAAAAAGTGAACACGACCGCCCGGCGGTGGGCGTACACGAAGCACCTGATATTCTGTAAAAGTTCATCATTCCCAACTTATAATTATGCCCCTTCCGCCCCGTTTCGCCGACCGACTACTGAACTGGCTGGTGGCTCCGCACCTGCGCGAAGAGGTGCTGGGCGACATGCACGAACGGTTCCAGCTGCGGGCCAAGCGCTCGGGGGCGGCCCAGGCTCGCCGACGGTATTGGCGTGATCTGCTGGCCTACCTGCGACCGGCTTTTATCAAACGACAACCTGATAACTATCCCCAACCAACCCATACGGACATGCTACGGAATTACCTCAAAATTGCCTTTCGGGGCTTAATTAAGCAGAAAGGGTACTCCTCGATTAACATCCTGGGGCTGTCAACGGGGATGGCCGTGGCGCTGCTCATTGGCCTGTGGATCTACGATGAACTGTCCTTTGATCGGTACCACAAAAACTACGACCGCATTGCCCAGCTCTGGCAGTTTGTGTCCTTCGGGCCGGAGAAGTCGTCGTATGACGTGATGCCGATTCCGCTGGCGGCCGAACTGCGTACCACCTATCCCGATTTTCAGTCCGTCAGCTTGTCGGTTTTTCGGGAAGTAATTCTGGCGTCCGGCGACCGGAAGTTCACCAAATCCGGTAATTACGTGGAGCCGACTTTCGCCGACATGATGACGCTGAATCTGGTCATGGGCAGCCGGTTTGACGCCAAAGATGTCAATTCCATTCTGCTGTCCGAATCCGTGGCTCAATCCTTGTTTGGACCTGCCGACCCGCTCGGCAAGCTGGTTAAAGTGGATAATAGACGAACCGTCAAAGTGATGGGTGTTTATGAGGATTTTCCAACGAACAGCGCCTTTCGCGACGTGCAGTTTCTGGCGCCCTGGAATTTATTTCTGGCCATCGATCCGAACGCAAAATCGGACCTGAGCCAATGGGATTCCAACTCCTACCAGATTTTCGTTCAGCTCAAACCCGGTGCGGATTTTGAACAGGTATCCGCCAAAATCAAGGACATTCGGATGAAGCGGGAAGATCCGCCGTCATACAAACCGGAGTTCCGGCTGCACCCGATGAGCAAATGGCACCTCTACCGGGACTTCAAAGACGGTGTTAATACGGGCGGTCTGATTACGTTTGTCTGGCTGTTTGGGATCATCGGCATTTTTGTGCTGTTGCTGGCCTGCATCAATTTCATGAACCTGAGCACGGCCCGCAGCCAAAAGCGCGCCAAGGAGGTCGGCATTCGGAAAGCCGTCGGCTCGGTTCGGAGCCAGCTGATTGCCCAGTTTTTCAGCGAATCGCTGTTGCTGGCTTTTCTGTCGTTTGTGCTATCAATTCTTTTTGTTCAACTGGCCTTGCCGATTTTTAACGAGGTCGCCGAAAAAAAGATCACTATTTTATGGGGCAATCCGTGGTTCTGGCTTTCGGGGGTAGCCTTTACGGTGCTGACGGGCCTGGTTGCCGGTAGCTATCCGGCGCTCTACTTATCTTCCTTCCAACCCGTCAACGTACTGAAAGGAACCGTTTTACTCTCCCGATTGGCGGCTGTTCCGCGCAAAGTGCTGGTGGTGGTGCAGTTTACGGTTTCCGTTTCGTTGATTATTGGCACCATCATCGTTTTTCGCCAGATCGAACACGCCAAAGACCGTTCGGTGGGGTATAACCGCAACGGCTTGATCGAGATTCGGATGAATCCCGAACTGCTGGGGCATTACGAAACCCTGCGCCATGACTTGCTCAAATCCGGGGGCGTTGCGGAGCTATCGGCTTCATCAGGTTCCGTCACTGTTCAGTACGATGGAACGACTGCTATATCGTGGCGGGGAAAAACGCCGGACGTGCACCCGTTGGTAATGGCCAATCGGATCACCCACGATTACGGCAAAACCGTTGACTGGCAGCTCAAGGAAGGCCGGGACTTCTCCCGTCAATTTTCAACGGATTCGTCTTCCGTTATTTTGAATGAAGCCTTTGTTAAGCTGATCGGTTTTAAAAAGCCGCTGGGGGAAATCATCAAGTGGAACGGCCGGGAATACCGGATTATCGGAGTCGTCAAAGACATGATCAAAGAGGATCCTTTCAAACCGGTCAGTCCTTCGCTGTTCGCGGTTCAGGAGCGAAACGTCAATGTCTTCAACATCAAGCTGGCTCCTCAACTCGCCACCAGCGAGGCTCTGGCCCGCATTGAACAGGTGTTGCGGACCTACACCCCGGACACGCCGTTTGCTTATAAATTTGTGGATGATGAATACGCCAAAAAGTTCGGGTTTGAGGAGCGCATCGGCAAACTGGCGGCTGGTTTTGCAATTTTGACCATTTTTATCAGTTGCCTGGGACTATTCGGATTGGCTTCATTCATGGCCGAGCAGCGCACGAAAGAAATCGGCATCCGGAAGGTGCTGGGGGCATCGGTGCTCAACGTCTGGGGGCTGCTCTCGAAGGAGTTTGTGCTTCTGCTCCTGATTGCGTTCTGCCTGGCGGCCCCGCTGGCCTACTACACGTTGTCGGGCTGGCTTCAGAACTACCAATACCGCACCGAATTGTCCTGGTGGATTTTTGCCGTCGCGGGACTTGGCACGCTGGTTATTACCCTGCTAACGGTTAGTTTTCAAAGCATCAAAGCGGCTTTGCTGAACCCGGTCAAGTCACTGCGCTCGGAGTAAGAGGTAAGAGTTAGGAAGTAAGAATGATGAATTGCTCACACAACTCATCATTCTTACTTTTTACATCATCTTGATGCCCGCTTCCTTGAACCGGCGATAGATGTTAAGCAGAATTTCGCTGCGGAACTGGTCTTCCTTATTTACGGAGTTGATCCAGGTCCGTACTTTCAGTTCGATGGCGTCGGCGGTGATCGTCGACAGAAAGATTTCGGGTTTTTGCCGCTTGACCGAATTCGGATGTTTCATAATTTCTTCGCGAATTACGGTTTTGAGCATGCTCAGTTCGTGCTCGGCGTCGGCTTTAATGGTGAGTTCGATGCGCTTGGCTTTGTGGTTGATCGTCCAGTTGATGACCTGTCCCGAAAGCAGATCGCCGTTGGGTATGATTACTTCCGAACCCTCGGTGGTCAGCAGGCGGCTGGAACGAATGCCGATGTTTTTGACGCGCCCTTTTTTGTTGGTAATCTCAATAAAATCGCCGATCTGGAACGGTTTATCAAAGATCAGGATGATGCCCGAAACCAGGTTGTTGACAATATTCTGAAGCCCCAAGCCAATCCCGACGCCCAGCGCCCCGACAATCACCGTCACTTTGTCCAGTCCAATGCCGGATGCAACAATGGCGAACAGAAAACCGCCGATGAGCATGAAAAGCCGGACCATGACCAGCCGCGAGTCGGTGTTGGTGATGTTGCCGCCAATTTCGTCGTCGGTTTCGCCGAAGAAATAACCGATGTACTTCCGAAGAACGCTGGACAGATACAGGACGATGAAAAACAGGACGATGTTTCCCCAGGTAAAGTTGGTGCTGCCTACGGTCCGCTCCGTCGCCAGGAAGTTGGCAACTACCTCGTAAATCGAGTTGTAGACGTAAATGTTGTTGGTGAAAATAATTAACCAGGCGATGATGGCAACCACGCTCAACAGCCGGTGCAGACCTACTTCCAGTTTCGCGTAATTAAAACGGGAGGCAAGGCCGCTGGTTAGTTTTCCGCTGACTACCTGAAGCGCGAAGGCTTCGTTGATGATCTGCACCATCGTGAAAAGCCCGATGGCCTGGGTCAGACCGTAAATGGAGGCCGTCGTAAAGATCTTCGCCAGGCTCATGCGACCAAAAATGTTGCATATGATCGCCAGGGCGTTTAAAACGATGTACAGCACCGAAACCTGTTTGACAAATCCCGCCAGCGACAGGGCCTGCCGGATGCGGAAAAGGAAAATGAAACCAAACAAGACGGAGATGCCGTTGAGGACCAGCAGCCAGAGCCGGAAACCAATGCCGGGGTCGATGATGGAAGACCGGGTGACGATCACCAGCAGGTAGAGCGTGACGATGGCCAGCCAGTTTCGGAACAATTGCCGGGGCCAGCTGCGGAAAAACAGGGCCGTCATGGCCAGCAGCAACACAAACTGCATGAGTTCGACGTACACGGCCGGGGGCCGGAGGTCAAACAGCGGGGCAAAGTTGAACACAACGACCAGCGTCGAGAAAATGGGAATCGACCGGAGGTATTTTAACTTCAGGTCGTTCTGCACCATTTCCCGTTGCCCGTGCCTGTTAATGACAGAAAGGCTCCGGGATACCCAGATGAAGAAAGATGCTCCGATGACGATCATGTAAATCCAGTTACCGGCGCTGCGGTTGAAGTAATAACTGAGCATATCGCGCTGCCCTTCGTACGAGCGGGCCACCAGATCATTCAAGTGTTCGTCGGAACCCGCCGTTTTGGGAATGGCCCAGATAAAATCCGTTTCCTTGCCGGTGATTCTGGCGTTAAACTCCCGGATTCGGTCGTTGACCACACTGGTCAATTCGATGGTTTCAAAGTAGGCGTCAGACACCTTGGCCTGCATCTTGTTGATCTTTGTCAGGTTCTGGTTTGTCGATTCGCTGGCCTGAATCCACTGCTGGCGCAAATCCTTGAGCGAGTTGAAGTAAACCGCGCGCGAACTGGAATCGTTGGGCAGCACCAGCAGCGAATCCCGGGCGAGTGAAATAAGTTGTCCGTTCATGCCAGACAGCTCTTTTTCGTAGCCCGAGAGCGTTTCCCGCCAGGCTTTGAGCTGCGTTTGCATATCCTGGAGCAGAACCTGGAACATGAGCATATTTTTCATGTCGTTCACCTTGCTGTAGATGCGCAGGTTGGTCCGGATCGTTTGGACGTATGATTGGACCTCCGGCAGCCGGTCGTCGATCAGCCAGGTGCTGAACCCCCGGCGGGTGCGGTTGCTGATGTCGTTCAGAGCCGTGTGCCCTTTTTCCAGCCGGGCAATGATGCTATCGACCGGAATACCGGGTTGCGGAATAATAGGCAAGCTGTCAACTTTTTCGCCCCTCTTCTGAGCATGAAGCTGGGGGATAAACGCTAAAAAAAACAAAAACAGGCTGGTGAAAACCAGACGGTTTCCTCGAAACGGGTTGTATTTAAAATGACCTTGGTTTACAATCATTAGGCAAATTCTTTTCAAA
This Larkinella insperata DNA region includes the following protein-coding sequences:
- a CDS encoding PadR family transcriptional regulator, which codes for MRRSDLGEFEEVVLLTVAVLVPTAYSVIVAEELERETGQTVSTGAVHAALQRLEQKGYVTSTMGEATAERGGRRKRLFTVTALGGRVLQDVRSVRNRLWDRIVPQTILKWS
- a CDS encoding mechanosensitive ion channel family protein, encoding MIVNQGHFKYNPFRGNRLVFTSLFLFFLAFIPQLHAQKRGEKVDSLPIIPQPGIPVDSIIARLEKGHTALNDISNRTRRGFSTWLIDDRLPEVQSYVQTIRTNLRIYSKVNDMKNMLMFQVLLQDMQTQLKAWRETLSGYEKELSGMNGQLISLARDSLLVLPNDSSSRAVYFNSLKDLRQQWIQASESTNQNLTKINKMQAKVSDAYFETIELTSVVNDRIREFNARITGKETDFIWAIPKTAGSDEHLNDLVARSYEGQRDMLSYYFNRSAGNWIYMIVIGASFFIWVSRSLSVINRHGQREMVQNDLKLKYLRSIPIFSTLVVVFNFAPLFDLRPPAVYVELMQFVLLLAMTALFFRSWPRQLFRNWLAIVTLYLLVIVTRSSIIDPGIGFRLWLLVLNGISVLFGFIFLFRIRQALSLAGFVKQVSVLYIVLNALAIICNIFGRMSLAKIFTTASIYGLTQAIGLFTMVQIINEAFALQVVSGKLTSGLASRFNYAKLEVGLHRLLSVVAIIAWLIIFTNNIYVYNSIYEVVANFLATERTVGSTNFTWGNIVLFFIVLYLSSVLRKYIGYFFGETDDEIGGNITNTDSRLVMVRLFMLIGGFLFAIVASGIGLDKVTVIVGALGVGIGLGLQNIVNNLVSGIILIFDKPFQIGDFIEITNKKGRVKNIGIRSSRLLTTEGSEVIIPNGDLLSGQVINWTINHKAKRIELTIKADAEHELSMLKTVIREEIMKHPNSVKRQKPEIFLSTITADAIELKVRTWINSVNKEDQFRSEILLNIYRRFKEAGIKMM
- a CDS encoding ABC transporter permease, with the translated sequence MPLPPRFADRLLNWLVAPHLREEVLGDMHERFQLRAKRSGAAQARRRYWRDLLAYLRPAFIKRQPDNYPQPTHTDMLRNYLKIAFRGLIKQKGYSSINILGLSTGMAVALLIGLWIYDELSFDRYHKNYDRIAQLWQFVSFGPEKSSYDVMPIPLAAELRTTYPDFQSVSLSVFREVILASGDRKFTKSGNYVEPTFADMMTLNLVMGSRFDAKDVNSILLSESVAQSLFGPADPLGKLVKVDNRRTVKVMGVYEDFPTNSAFRDVQFLAPWNLFLAIDPNAKSDLSQWDSNSYQIFVQLKPGADFEQVSAKIKDIRMKREDPPSYKPEFRLHPMSKWHLYRDFKDGVNTGGLITFVWLFGIIGIFVLLLACINFMNLSTARSQKRAKEVGIRKAVGSVRSQLIAQFFSESLLLAFLSFVLSILFVQLALPIFNEVAEKKITILWGNPWFWLSGVAFTVLTGLVAGSYPALYLSSFQPVNVLKGTVLLSRLAAVPRKVLVVVQFTVSVSLIIGTIIVFRQIEHAKDRSVGYNRNGLIEIRMNPELLGHYETLRHDLLKSGGVAELSASSGSVTVQYDGTTAISWRGKTPDVHPLVMANRITHDYGKTVDWQLKEGRDFSRQFSTDSSSVILNEAFVKLIGFKKPLGEIIKWNGREYRIIGVVKDMIKEDPFKPVSPSLFAVQERNVNVFNIKLAPQLATSEALARIEQVLRTYTPDTPFAYKFVDDEYAKKFGFEERIGKLAAGFAILTIFISCLGLFGLASFMAEQRTKEIGIRKVLGASVLNVWGLLSKEFVLLLLIAFCLAAPLAYYTLSGWLQNYQYRTELSWWIFAVAGLGTLVITLLTVSFQSIKAALLNPVKSLRSE
- a CDS encoding glycoside hydrolase family 125 protein, which codes for MNRRHFLQQSAAASAGLALGAHQSFASSDPSFPTVRVAPDKRNFTSAAVERAIERVKKTVKDPELAWLFENCFPNTLDTTVQFSEAGGQPDTFVITGDIDAMWLRDSTAQVWPYLPLTKEDEPLRKLIAGVIRRQVQCIRLDPYANAFYSDPTKEGEWKKDITAMKPGLHERKWELDSLCYPIRLAYHYWQTTGDTSPFDADWADAMRQVVKTCREQQRKTDRGPYKFGRTTAWSTDTVPGDGYGNPTKPIGLIHSIFRPSDDATVFPFLVPSNWFAVVSLRQAAAMTDKIRPDAAFAKECRALADEVEKALKQYAVYTHPKYGKLYALEVDGFGNHLLQDDANVPNLISLPYLGAMPTSDPIYRNTRRFSLSADNPYYFKGKAAEGIGSPHTLVNNIWTMSLTMRALTSTDDQEILTQLRQLKKTHAGTGFMHESFDKDDPAKFTRKWFAWANTLFGELILKVVTEKPQLVSKPL
- a CDS encoding FG-GAP repeat domain-containing protein, with product MAQKAGRWSKLSTVFCGCLTLSVLVCHAQRTEKKGNELQFKKTALSREFIAEGATVIDVNKDGKKDVVAGAYWFEAPNWTPHELAKPQKFIYNEGYSNSFLNFALDVNQDGWLDVIRIDFPGKAAVWHENPKNQPGYWKAHPIYPSVGNESPLFVDVDGDGRKDLVCNDPTAKEIIWLRSPDKDFTAEWEKTVISKGDSTPGIHMYTHGLGLGDVNGDKRPDVLIRSGWWEAPANPKQGNWTWHPTNFGEDCAQMYVYDVNGDGLNDVISSSAHKYGIWWHEQGKDAQGKPTWTTHEIYKGFSQSHGLAFVDMNGDKHPDLVTGKRYYAHNGKVDPGEDDPAVLYWFEFKPGKNPSWTPHEIDNDSGVGLHVTVEDLNGDKRPDITVGNKKGVHIFEQQKRK